The proteins below come from a single Treponema phagedenis genomic window:
- a CDS encoding flagellin has protein sequence MIINHNMSAMFAQRTLGNTNLSVQKNMEKLSSGLRINRAGDDASGLAVSEKMRSQIRGLNQASTNAQNGISFIQVAESYLQETTDVIQRIRELSVQSANGIYSAEDRMYIQVEVSQLVAEIDRIASHAQFNGMNMLTGRFARETGENTVTASMWFHIGANMDQRTRAYIGTMTAAALGVRDVGDESILNIDDPEKANRAIGTLDEAIKKINKQRADLGAYQNRLEYTVIGVNVAAENLQAAESRIRDVDMAKEMVDYTKNQILVQSGTAMLAQANQATQSVLSLLR, from the coding sequence ATGATCATTAATCACAACATGAGCGCTATGTTTGCACAGAGAACATTAGGAAACACAAACCTATCAGTTCAGAAAAACATGGAAAAGCTTTCATCGGGATTGCGCATTAATCGTGCCGGAGATGATGCTTCAGGTTTGGCTGTATCGGAAAAAATGAGAAGCCAAATTCGCGGTTTGAACCAGGCAAGTACCAACGCACAAAACGGTATTTCTTTTATTCAAGTTGCGGAGTCATATCTCCAGGAAACAACCGATGTTATTCAGCGCATTCGGGAATTGAGTGTCCAGTCTGCTAACGGAATTTATTCAGCAGAAGACCGCATGTACATTCAGGTTGAAGTATCGCAACTCGTTGCGGAAATTGACCGAATTGCAAGCCATGCACAATTCAACGGCATGAATATGCTTACCGGAAGGTTCGCTCGAGAAACCGGAGAAAACACTGTTACCGCTTCTATGTGGTTCCATATCGGGGCCAACATGGACCAGAGAACACGTGCATACATCGGAACAATGACTGCCGCAGCACTCGGCGTTCGCGATGTTGGGGATGAATCAATTCTTAATATTGATGATCCCGAAAAAGCAAACCGCGCAATCGGTACTCTTGATGAGGCCATCAAGAAGATTAACAAACAAAGAGCTGATCTCGGTGCATACCAGAACAGACTCGAGTACACTGTTATCGGCGTAAACGTTGCAGCGGAAAACCTTCAAGCAGCCGAATCACGCATTCGTGATGTCGACATGGCAAAGGAAATGGTGGACTACACCAAAAATCAGATTCTCGTGCAATCAGGCACCGCAATGCTTGCCCAAGCAAATCAGGCAACGCAAAGCGTCTTAAGCCTCTTGCGCTAA
- a CDS encoding leucine-rich repeat domain-containing protein: MKKTFGLRTVLLIGLVLSVLGIFGGCKQNKPATVVVAITGENVNIPSSIVSVGYKDTWATVKTRSEFARVTAQAGYELAGWKLNNADGEDLSDSYAFTKPLTCIFAVLNHAEISITIDGDANLPADRKKTFQVGKYSSWQTIKETPEIRDIQFAAGFELDQWYLTNMEGNVLTGSETFSENTTVFAVLKQKGTQTTKPISITIDGDSNFPEELKGSIGVKKGTGWATVKNNPTVQKIEKSKFKEGYEFALWQLRNADGSFLTDDYQFDEDTTIFAQSKKEGTATPVPITITLQGDAFTKLAANTKITVEAGKQWKTIQNASKIKELKFVPGHDLDYWKVEGETNAIAEEYLFAADTTIVAVTKEATVTVTINGDANLPADQKKSFQIGKYSTWKTVQTQNEIKNISFNTGFIADLWKLNDQNGEFLQDTHEFIADTTIFVTTRDENSKPTELIGIEISSDEHGYFEGWIDVEAGSLWKNIKNHPFFRRLRFKTGYGLDYWKLEGGTEPLSDSYVFTADTAIFAVSKEVKLTITIDGDANLPADQKKTITVDSGSEWEIIKERDEIKRIAFAPRFECESWKLTNAAGATLHRDYRFYKDCVIFVVSRKESPFKTDGAGTIIDYKDSVPANLEIPERIGTEVITAVGENVFKNTEITAVQFPKTLQKIGEAAFFGCTKLGTLDFSNLPALALIESDAFFGCKTLTGINLSVCTALKTIQDGAFKYCENLQGTISFPENIQSIGGTEGHYPRSDTGAFEGCTKITKLDFSACKKLLSIGPAAFKGCTGIQGSLQLPNTIGKIETKAFADCTNITGINLAECPQLQEIGLEAFKGCTKIQGKMSFPANLRRIGSGIFASCTKITELDFSACTSLSEIGTYSGLQALTTVQFPEELQKIEHSAFSGCIALQEVDLSAYKKLETIGYDAFKDCKTLKTVKFSSTLTSIEGTAFSGCIALETLDFSKCKKLETIGGFAGCENLVTVLFPEYLKTIDNSAFKDCVKLETANLSVCTKLTTIGNSAFDGCKALTEAKRGDCENLKAIESSVFAGCEKLATVTFPKNLETIGSSAFNGCKALTEAQLGDCENLKAIESSVFAGCEKLATVTFPKNLETIGSSAFNGCKALTEAQLGGCEKLKTIGNSVFAGCEKLATVTFPKNLETIGSSAFNGCKALTEAQLGGCEKLKTIGNSVFAGCEKLATVTFPKNLETIGSSAFNGCKALTEAQLGDCENLKFIESSVFAGCENLATVTFPKSLERIEGRYYEGAFRGCKKLTEAKLGDCENLRTIGNRAFYGCEKLATVTFPASLEQIGSEEHGSWEGNSFEGCKLLETVDLFVCTNLKFIGGRAFFGCTSATVTLPKNFPEDQNAIGTNAFGYLRGGEDTRCKKVIVPKDTIRLNVINSGWSDDPEGRVEVGS; the protein is encoded by the coding sequence ATGAAAAAAACATTCGGTTTGAGAACAGTGCTTCTCATTGGATTAGTACTTTCGGTACTTGGAATTTTCGGCGGATGTAAGCAAAACAAGCCCGCCACTGTTGTCGTAGCAATAACCGGCGAGAATGTTAATATTCCGTCCAGTATTGTTTCCGTCGGCTACAAAGACACGTGGGCGACAGTAAAAACAAGATCGGAATTTGCCCGCGTTACCGCCCAAGCAGGCTATGAGCTTGCCGGCTGGAAGCTGAATAATGCAGACGGCGAGGATTTAAGCGATTCATACGCTTTTACCAAGCCCTTGACCTGCATTTTTGCGGTGTTAAACCACGCTGAAATCAGCATAACCATTGACGGCGATGCAAACCTACCCGCTGACCGGAAAAAAACATTTCAGGTAGGCAAGTACAGCTCTTGGCAGACAATAAAAGAAACCCCGGAAATACGGGATATACAATTTGCCGCCGGTTTTGAGCTTGACCAATGGTATTTAACCAATATGGAAGGAAACGTTTTAACCGGATCTGAAACTTTTTCCGAAAACACAACCGTCTTTGCCGTTTTAAAACAAAAAGGAACGCAGACGACAAAACCTATTAGCATAACCATTGACGGCGATTCAAATTTTCCCGAAGAGCTGAAAGGTTCAATTGGCGTAAAGAAGGGAACCGGCTGGGCTACGGTAAAAAATAATCCGACAGTACAAAAGATAGAAAAAAGTAAATTTAAAGAAGGCTATGAGTTTGCCCTTTGGCAGCTGCGCAATGCGGACGGAAGTTTTTTAACCGATGATTATCAGTTTGATGAGGATACCACCATCTTTGCGCAATCAAAAAAAGAAGGAACAGCAACTCCCGTTCCGATTACCATAACATTACAGGGAGATGCGTTTACAAAACTTGCCGCCAACACAAAAATTACCGTAGAAGCGGGCAAACAATGGAAAACAATACAAAATGCTTCCAAAATTAAAGAGCTGAAATTTGTCCCCGGACACGACCTTGACTATTGGAAAGTGGAAGGCGAAACCAATGCAATAGCCGAAGAGTATTTATTTGCCGCCGATACAACCATTGTTGCCGTAACAAAAGAGGCAACGGTTACCGTAACCATCAACGGGGATGCAAACCTACCCGCTGATCAGAAAAAATCATTTCAGATAGGCAAGTACAGCACATGGAAAACAGTGCAAACCCAAAACGAAATAAAAAACATTAGCTTTAATACCGGTTTTATAGCCGACCTGTGGAAGCTGAACGATCAAAACGGAGAATTTTTACAAGACACCCATGAGTTTATCGCCGATACAACTATTTTTGTTACAACCAGAGATGAAAACAGCAAGCCAACCGAACTAATTGGCATAGAAATAAGTAGTGATGAACATGGCTATTTTGAAGGCTGGATTGATGTAGAAGCGGGCAGTTTATGGAAAAATATAAAAAACCATCCCTTTTTCAGACGGCTTAGATTTAAAACAGGCTACGGGCTTGACTATTGGAAACTGGAGGGAGGAACCGAACCGCTGTCGGATTCATATGTATTTACCGCCGATACAGCCATTTTTGCCGTTTCCAAAGAAGTAAAACTTACCATAACCATTGACGGGGATGCAAACCTTCCCGCTGACCAGAAAAAAACGATCACGGTCGACAGTGGCAGCGAGTGGGAAATAATAAAAGAAAGAGACGAAATAAAAAGAATAGCATTTGCGCCCAGATTTGAGTGTGAAAGCTGGAAGCTAACCAATGCGGCAGGGGCAACTTTGCACAGAGATTACCGGTTTTACAAGGACTGTGTAATTTTTGTTGTTTCCAGAAAAGAAAGCCCTTTTAAAACAGATGGAGCAGGCACTATTATCGACTATAAAGACAGCGTACCCGCAAATTTGGAAATCCCTGAAAGAATAGGAACCGAGGTAATTACCGCCGTCGGCGAAAACGTCTTTAAGAATACAGAGATCACCGCGGTACAATTCCCCAAAACGCTTCAAAAAATCGGCGAGGCAGCCTTTTTCGGCTGTACTAAACTTGGCACTCTTGATTTTTCCAATTTACCGGCACTTGCTTTAATTGAAAGTGATGCCTTTTTCGGCTGCAAGACACTTACCGGTATTAACCTTTCGGTATGTACGGCCCTGAAAACCATCCAAGACGGTGCTTTTAAATACTGCGAAAACTTGCAGGGGACGATATCCTTCCCTGAAAACATTCAGAGCATAGGAGGGACGGAAGGTCACTACCCTCGCTCCGATACCGGAGCATTTGAAGGCTGTACCAAAATAACAAAGCTTGACTTTTCGGCTTGCAAAAAGCTGCTTTCTATCGGGCCCGCTGCTTTTAAGGGGTGCACCGGAATTCAGGGCAGCCTGCAATTGCCGAACACCATTGGCAAAATTGAAACCAAGGCATTTGCGGATTGTACAAACATTACCGGCATAAACCTTGCGGAATGTCCCCAGCTTCAGGAAATAGGATTAGAAGCATTTAAAGGTTGTACAAAAATACAGGGAAAAATGTCTTTCCCCGCAAACTTACGGCGGATAGGATCCGGAATATTTGCGAGCTGTACAAAAATAACCGAACTTGATTTTTCGGCTTGTACCAGTCTTAGCGAAATCGGAACATATTCCGGGTTGCAGGCTCTTACAACCGTACAATTCCCCGAAGAGCTTCAAAAAATAGAGCACAGCGCTTTTAGCGGCTGTATAGCCTTACAGGAAGTAGACCTTTCAGCTTATAAAAAACTCGAAACCATAGGGTACGATGCGTTTAAGGACTGCAAAACGCTTAAAACGGTAAAGTTTTCAAGCACCCTTACAAGCATCGAAGGGACTGCTTTTTCAGGCTGCATTGCCCTTGAAACGCTTGATTTTTCAAAGTGCAAAAAGCTCGAAACCATCGGCGGCTTTGCCGGCTGCGAAAACCTTGTAACCGTGCTCTTCCCCGAATATCTTAAAACTATCGACAACAGTGCCTTTAAGGACTGCGTAAAACTTGAGACGGCAAACCTTTCCGTTTGCACAAAGCTCACAACCATCGGCAACAGTGCCTTTGACGGCTGCAAAGCGCTTACCGAAGCAAAGCGTGGCGATTGTGAAAACCTCAAAGCCATCGAAAGCAGTGTCTTTGCCGGCTGCGAAAAACTTGCAACCGTAACCTTCCCGAAGAATCTTGAAACCATCGGCAGCAGTGCCTTTAACGGCTGCAAAGCGCTTACCGAAGCACAGCTTGGCGATTGTGAAAACCTCAAAGCCATCGAAAGCAGTGTCTTTGCCGGCTGCGAAAAACTTGCAACCGTAACCTTCCCGAAGAATCTTGAAACCATCGGCAGCAGTGCCTTTAACGGCTGCAAAGCGCTTACCGAAGCACAGCTTGGCGGTTGCGAAAAACTTAAAACTATCGGCAACAGTGTCTTTGCCGGCTGCGAAAAACTTGCAACCGTAACCTTCCCGAAGAATCTTGAAACCATCGGCAGCAGTGCCTTTAACGGCTGCAAAGCGCTTACCGAAGCACAGCTTGGCGGTTGCGAAAAACTTAAAACTATCGGCAACAGTGTCTTTGCCGGCTGCGAAAAACTTGCAACCGTAACCTTCCCGAAGAATCTTGAAACCATCGGCAGCAGTGCCTTTAACGGCTGCAAAGCGCTTACCGAAGCACAGCTTGGCGATTGTGAAAACCTCAAATTCATCGAAAGCAGTGTCTTTGCCGGCTGCGAAAACCTTGCAACGGTAACCTTCCCGAAGAGTCTTGAGCGCATTGAGGGCAGATATTATGAGGGGGCATTCAGAGGTTGCAAAAAACTTACCGAAGCAAAGCTTGGCGATTGTGAAAACCTTAGAACTATCGGCAACAGAGCCTTTTACGGCTGCGAAAAACTTGCAACCGTAACCTTCCCCGCAAGCCTTGAACAAATTGGAAGCGAGGAGCATGGTAGTTGGGAAGGAAATTCTTTTGAAGGCTGTAAACTGCTTGAGACGGTAGATCTTTTCGTTTGCACAAACCTCAAATTCATCGGAGGCAGAGCCTTTTTCGGCTGTACAAGCGCAACGGTTACCCTGCCGAAAAACTTTCCTGAAGATCAAAACGCAATAGGTACCAATGCTTTTGGCTATTTACGCGGGGGCGAAGATACCCGGTGCAAAAAAGTTATTGTTCCAAAAGACACGATAAGGCTGAATGTAATAAATTCCGGCTGGTCCGATGATCCTGAAGGAAGGGTTGAGGTAGGATCGTAA
- a CDS encoding transporter associated domain-containing protein, protein MTHRSDIIWIDIVSTKEDVLRLITENPHIEYFPVCANIIDTVIGYISVRSYLLACLADAPPNLRVLIQKPFFIPETVAVRKTLALIKETDARIAFIIDEYGGIEGLITKNGLLTEILEETALADGVYDPDIFKKDDGSWVVSGQVSMDEIRTIGIIPKEQEKTEDFHTIAGYLLSIKDSIPQAGEKICFGKYRFTILKMDGRRIDKILIQEEPEEDR, encoded by the coding sequence ATGACACATCGATCTGATATTATATGGATTGATATTGTATCAACTAAAGAGGATGTTTTGCGCCTTATTACTGAAAACCCGCATATTGAATACTTTCCTGTTTGTGCAAATATAATTGATACGGTTATTGGCTATATTTCGGTTCGCAGTTATTTGCTGGCCTGTTTAGCCGATGCGCCGCCGAATTTGCGGGTACTTATACAAAAGCCATTCTTTATTCCCGAAACGGTGGCGGTAAGAAAAACGCTTGCACTGATAAAAGAAACGGATGCAAGAATAGCATTCATTATTGATGAGTACGGCGGAATTGAGGGGCTGATAACAAAAAACGGTTTGCTTACGGAAATCCTTGAAGAAACCGCCTTAGCGGATGGCGTATACGATCCTGATATTTTTAAAAAAGATGACGGCAGCTGGGTGGTAAGCGGGCAGGTAAGTATGGACGAGATACGTACTATCGGAATTATTCCGAAAGAGCAGGAAAAAACGGAAGATTTTCATACCATTGCAGGGTATCTTTTAAGCATCAAAGATAGTATTCCGCAGGCGGGAGAAAAAATTTGTTTCGGAAAATACCGTTTTACTATTTTAAAAATGGACGGCAGAAGAATTGATAAGATTTTAATTCAAGAAGAGCCGGAAGAAGATCGGTAA
- a CDS encoding transposase codes for MRRYSQEFKQQALQLSDEIGTKEAAKNLGISYGTLTDWRKTKNRYKASDGAATAKAIVLDERERQLQREIKELKEANEILQGALAFFVKGWKK; via the coding sequence ATGCGACGTTATAGTCAAGAATTTAAACAGCAGGCATTACAACTGTCTGATGAAATCGGCACAAAAGAAGCGGCGAAGAATCTCGGTATTTCATACGGGACGCTGACCGATTGGCGAAAAACGAAAAATCGCTATAAAGCAAGCGACGGAGCTGCAACGGCAAAAGCTATCGTTTTGGATGAGCGAGAGAGACAGCTCCAACGCGAAATCAAAGAGCTCAAAGAAGCCAACGAAATCTTGCAAGGCGCACTCGCTTTTTTCGTGAAGGGCTGGAAGAAGTGA
- a CDS encoding threonine/serine ThrE exporter family protein, protein MDIQIIADTALNAGAQVLINGGETYRAEETMSFIAQALGAENISSFVTPTIVMISCTSQAGVRNTSIKRIKRRETNLNRLSLVNDFSRKISSKQLLGSEAITGIKEISESPGYSAYAVIFFAAVSAFCFSLMFKGCLKEALISFVLGAIMKSCLFFAAPLALPEFMLCILGAAITSTLSGVAVAMGLVQGFGNINIAVLMALVPGVAIVNAIRDCIAGDFMAGNARILEAFMIAAGLSIGASVGLLLFPISGGYQSALLIWEDPLPAFCLSAIAVAAFSYLFNVSKKDIPWAALIGGAGWVIYIILRNDYVSAISAYIIGAFIIGLISEIFAVALKRPATVFIIPGIIPFVPGGGMYETMLYAVLNNQKDFTSTGFATLLGAGGIALGIALASVFARLYSKIRKQYKRWFYRSSSGSS, encoded by the coding sequence ATGGATATTCAGATTATTGCAGATACAGCTTTGAATGCCGGAGCGCAAGTTCTTATTAACGGGGGGGAAACTTACCGTGCTGAAGAAACAATGTCTTTTATTGCGCAAGCACTTGGGGCTGAAAATATTTCTTCATTTGTTACCCCTACAATCGTCATGATTTCATGTACCTCGCAAGCAGGGGTGCGGAATACCTCAATAAAACGAATAAAACGCAGAGAAACAAATTTGAATAGACTTTCCCTTGTCAATGATTTTTCCCGAAAAATCAGTAGCAAGCAGCTTCTCGGCTCCGAAGCTATTACCGGCATAAAAGAAATAAGTGAGTCTCCGGGCTATTCGGCATACGCTGTTATTTTTTTTGCCGCAGTCAGTGCTTTTTGTTTTTCACTTATGTTTAAAGGCTGCTTGAAAGAGGCGCTTATTTCTTTTGTTCTTGGCGCAATTATGAAAAGTTGCTTATTTTTTGCAGCACCGCTGGCTCTTCCCGAATTTATGCTTTGTATTCTCGGCGCCGCAATCACTTCTACCCTCTCCGGAGTGGCGGTAGCGATGGGGCTTGTACAGGGTTTTGGAAATATTAATATTGCGGTACTGATGGCTTTGGTACCGGGCGTTGCGATCGTAAACGCAATACGGGATTGCATTGCCGGAGATTTTATGGCGGGAAATGCAAGAATCCTTGAAGCATTTATGATTGCGGCGGGTTTATCCATCGGAGCTTCCGTGGGGCTTTTACTCTTCCCGATATCGGGGGGATATCAATCTGCCTTACTTATTTGGGAAGACCCGCTGCCCGCATTTTGTTTATCCGCAATAGCGGTTGCCGCATTTTCATATCTTTTTAACGTCTCAAAAAAAGACATCCCGTGGGCAGCGCTCATCGGCGGTGCCGGCTGGGTAATTTATATTATTTTACGGAATGATTATGTAAGCGCTATATCAGCCTATATTATCGGAGCTTTTATTATCGGGCTTATTTCAGAAATTTTTGCCGTAGCCTTAAAACGTCCCGCAACTGTTTTTATTATTCCGGGCATCATTCCTTTTGTTCCCGGCGGCGGTATGTACGAAACAATGCTTTATGCAGTGCTGAACAATCAAAAAGACTTTACTTCAACAGGTTTTGCAACCTTACTCGGCGCCGGCGGCATTGCGCTCGGAATTGCCCTTGCATCGGTTTTTGCGCGCCTTTATTCTAAAATACGAAAACAGTATAAGCGTTGGTTTTACCGATCTTCTTCCGGCTCTTCTTGA
- a CDS encoding Na+/H+ antiporter NhaC family protein, translating into MEKLKFKPNGRALIPFAIFVVVYLGIGITLVAGGDPMGFYGFKGPIAVIVGIIVAFIMLKGSLDEKFDVLIKGCGDSNIITMCIIYILAGAFSVVSKQMGGVESTINLGLTFIPPHFVAAGLFIICCFLSLAMGTSVGTIAAVGPIAVGLAEKSGVPMSLMIGTLIGGAMFGDNLSIISDTTIAATKTQGVDMRDKFRVNLVLAAPAALITVVLLLIFGRPTIQIPAQSFDYSVIKVVPYIFVLVAALLGVNVFVVLIGGIILSGVIGMSYGIFGALQWTNHMYDGFNGMFEIFLLSMLTGGLAAMVTEAGGMEWLVIKIKKMIKGKKSAEVGIGALTMLTDAATANNTVAIIIAGPIVKELCQEFKIDPRRAASLLDAFSCVMQGIIPYGAQLLIACKFTNGAVSPVSLFPFLWYPFFLCAALVVSIFIPFNIGVIKNNPWNFEKWEPTK; encoded by the coding sequence ATGGAAAAGTTAAAATTTAAGCCGAACGGGCGGGCTCTTATACCTTTTGCAATTTTTGTTGTGGTATATCTTGGTATCGGAATTACCTTGGTTGCAGGCGGAGATCCGATGGGCTTTTACGGTTTTAAGGGACCGATTGCCGTTATCGTAGGTATTATCGTAGCATTTATCATGCTTAAAGGCTCATTAGATGAAAAATTTGATGTGCTGATAAAAGGCTGCGGAGATTCCAATATTATTACCATGTGTATTATTTATATTTTGGCGGGAGCTTTTTCGGTTGTGTCAAAGCAGATGGGAGGAGTGGAATCTACGATTAATCTTGGACTCACCTTTATTCCGCCTCATTTTGTTGCAGCGGGTTTGTTCATTATTTGTTGTTTTCTTTCATTAGCGATGGGAACAAGTGTCGGTACTATTGCGGCCGTAGGTCCGATTGCGGTAGGTCTTGCAGAAAAATCGGGCGTTCCTATGTCTTTGATGATCGGAACGCTGATTGGCGGTGCTATGTTCGGTGATAATCTTTCCATTATATCCGACACAACAATTGCTGCAACAAAAACTCAAGGAGTAGATATGCGTGATAAATTCCGCGTGAATTTAGTGCTTGCTGCTCCCGCCGCTCTTATTACCGTTGTATTGCTTTTAATTTTCGGGCGACCCACCATACAGATCCCCGCACAGTCGTTTGATTATTCGGTTATAAAAGTGGTTCCGTATATTTTTGTTTTGGTTGCCGCCTTACTTGGAGTAAATGTTTTTGTTGTGCTAATCGGCGGGATAATTCTTTCCGGTGTAATTGGCATGTCGTATGGTATTTTCGGTGCATTGCAGTGGACTAATCATATGTACGATGGCTTTAACGGCATGTTTGAAATCTTCCTTTTGTCGATGCTTACCGGCGGACTTGCCGCTATGGTAACCGAAGCAGGCGGAATGGAGTGGCTCGTAATTAAAATCAAAAAAATGATTAAAGGGAAAAAGTCCGCGGAAGTAGGAATCGGTGCACTAACTATGCTTACCGATGCCGCAACGGCGAATAATACTGTTGCCATTATTATTGCCGGTCCGATTGTGAAAGAACTTTGTCAGGAATTTAAGATAGACCCGAGACGGGCAGCTTCGCTTTTAGATGCATTCTCTTGCGTTATGCAAGGTATTATTCCATACGGTGCGCAGCTTTTAATTGCGTGTAAGTTTACAAACGGCGCAGTAAGTCCCGTATCTCTTTTCCCGTTTTTATGGTATCCTTTTTTCTTATGTGCAGCTTTAGTTGTTTCAATTTTTATTCCTTTTAATATCGGCGTAATTAAAAACAACCCTTGGAACTTTGAAAAATGGGAGCCAACAAAATAA
- a CDS encoding isochorismatase family protein has translation MKQVMLIIDPQNDFCDPQGALAVSNAAADCERLAAFINRNTEKIDSIFVTMDTHHLFHIANPLFWLTKEGAPPEPFTIITAQAIRENLFKAANSAYQKHALSYVETLKKENRYQLCIWPPHCLEGSWGHGVFPVVFNAICDWEKAAPGRITEFIQKGGNPKTEHYSAIRAEVPDPLDPNSTENVGLLKKLKTADTIYIAGQALSHCVANTVRDLLKVLPSEKLIILEDTTSNVTGFERVGEEFLKEAQRHGVRCIRSEDGLLG, from the coding sequence ATGAAACAAGTTATGCTTATTATTGATCCGCAAAATGATTTTTGTGATCCACAGGGGGCGCTGGCAGTTTCGAATGCGGCGGCGGACTGCGAGCGGCTTGCGGCCTTTATTAACAGGAATACAGAAAAAATAGATTCAATTTTTGTAACGATGGATACCCATCATCTTTTCCATATTGCAAATCCCCTTTTTTGGCTTACAAAAGAGGGAGCCCCACCCGAACCTTTTACAATTATTACTGCACAGGCAATACGAGAAAATCTTTTTAAGGCGGCAAATAGTGCGTATCAAAAACATGCGCTTTCGTATGTTGAAACATTGAAAAAAGAAAATCGCTATCAGCTGTGTATTTGGCCGCCGCATTGTCTTGAAGGCAGTTGGGGCCACGGCGTTTTCCCCGTTGTTTTTAACGCAATCTGTGATTGGGAAAAGGCTGCGCCCGGCAGAATTACCGAATTTATTCAAAAAGGCGGAAATCCTAAAACCGAGCATTATAGCGCTATCCGTGCGGAAGTGCCCGACCCGCTTGACCCAAACTCTACAGAAAATGTAGGACTATTGAAAAAGCTTAAAACTGCCGATACTATATATATAGCAGGTCAAGCTCTTTCTCATTGTGTGGCAAACACGGTAAGAGATTTACTTAAGGTTTTGCCGTCTGAAAAGCTTATCATATTGGAGGATACCACGAGTAACGTTACCGGATTTGAACGGGTCGGAGAGGAATTTTTGAAAGAAGCTCAAAGACACGGCGTGCGTTGTATACGGTCGGAAGACGGACTGCTTGGCTAA
- the rsmG gene encoding 16S rRNA (guanine(527)-N(7))-methyltransferase RsmG: MRVQDALRYLAQGLEELKITDSDGSIAELLTKYIRELQLFNSAFNLVKVDSEKELVINHILDSLAPWKIFADRFDAAKNTDAVYRFADAGSGAGFPGIPLACLFLSKNPAVQFTLIERMQKRAAFLENVCAVLNLTNVSVLQCPIEQSPEHEYDIVAFRAFRPLDKQMISGLSDRVKSGAVLAAYKGKLQKITEEMEGIRNFIDSYTPHPVQVPFLKAERHLVLIQVK; this comes from the coding sequence ATGAGGGTGCAGGATGCTTTGCGTTACTTGGCGCAAGGGCTTGAAGAACTTAAAATCACAGATTCAGACGGCAGTATAGCGGAGCTTTTGACAAAATATATACGAGAGTTGCAGCTTTTTAACTCGGCGTTTAATCTGGTAAAAGTGGATTCTGAAAAAGAGTTGGTGATTAATCATATTTTGGATAGTCTTGCACCGTGGAAGATTTTTGCGGATAGGTTTGATGCAGCAAAAAATACCGATGCTGTATACCGATTTGCAGATGCCGGATCCGGAGCAGGGTTTCCGGGTATTCCGTTGGCGTGTCTTTTTTTATCTAAAAACCCGGCTGTGCAATTTACGTTAATAGAACGCATGCAAAAAAGGGCCGCCTTTTTGGAGAATGTGTGTGCGGTTTTGAATCTTACCAATGTCTCCGTTTTGCAATGTCCTATTGAGCAGTCTCCTGAACATGAATATGACATAGTTGCCTTTCGCGCTTTCCGCCCGCTCGATAAGCAGATGATTTCCGGTTTGTCAGATCGAGTAAAGTCCGGAGCAGTGCTTGCGGCATATAAGGGGAAGCTGCAAAAAATCACCGAAGAAATGGAAGGAATACGGAATTTTATAGACTCATACACCCCACACCCGGTGCAGGTGCCTTTTTTGAAAGCGGAGCGTCATCTTGTGCTTATACAAGTAAAATAA
- a CDS encoding potassium channel family protein: MKKFAIIGLGPFGLRMLEELLKLTNEIIIVDKDPQLIAKYDGKAKISYAFDVIDETSLKKAIPPDVNAAIVDLGGKIEFSIMVTTYLKKMNVKEILVKAQNDEHGKILSMVGATNVIFPDREAAKRVMPMLASELLFNFMPISETLALAEVGINKEYAGKTLLETNLRKTHGINVVAIRKQDTENFYFINDPNYPFEANDILLVAGSEEDIFTFSQDKPDRGKKLAEVFRNLFPKH; encoded by the coding sequence TTGAAAAAATTTGCAATAATCGGATTAGGGCCTTTTGGTCTGCGAATGCTTGAAGAATTACTTAAATTAACAAATGAAATTATTATTGTTGATAAAGACCCTCAACTCATTGCGAAATATGACGGAAAAGCAAAGATAAGTTATGCTTTTGATGTTATAGATGAAACCTCTTTAAAAAAAGCTATTCCTCCCGATGTGAATGCGGCGATTGTTGACCTTGGCGGAAAGATTGAATTTTCAATAATGGTAACAACGTATTTAAAAAAAATGAATGTGAAAGAAATACTCGTAAAAGCTCAAAATGATGAGCATGGAAAAATTCTTTCGATGGTAGGAGCGACCAATGTAATCTTTCCCGACAGAGAGGCTGCAAAACGGGTTATGCCGATGTTAGCTTCAGAACTTTTATTTAACTTTATGCCGATATCGGAAACTCTTGCTTTGGCGGAAGTGGGGATAAATAAAGAATATGCGGGAAAAACCTTATTGGAAACCAACTTACGCAAAACACATGGAATAAATGTTGTGGCGATCAGAAAGCAAGATACTGAAAATTTTTATTTTATAAATGATCCGAATTATCCCTTTGAAGCAAATGATATTCTTTTAGTTGCAGGTTCAGAGGAAGATATATTTACCTTTTCCCAAGATAAACCTGATCGAGGCAAAAAGCTTGCGGAAGTTTTTAGAAATCTTTTTCCAAAACATTAG